One stretch of Ursus arctos isolate Adak ecotype North America unplaced genomic scaffold, UrsArc2.0 scaffold_37, whole genome shotgun sequence DNA includes these proteins:
- the LOC113248492 gene encoding olfactory receptor 10G2: MGETTNTSLDTVVTDFILLGLPHPPSLRTLLFLVFFIIYVLTQLGNLLILLTVWADPKLQARPMYILLAVLSFLDMWLSSVIVPRVFLNFTPASKAIPFGGCVAQLYFFHFLGSTQCFLYTLMAYDRYLAICQPLRYPVLMNGRLCTGLVAGAWVAGSIHGSIQATLTFRLPYCGPNQVDYFFCDIPAVLRLACADTIVNELVTFVDIGVVAASCFMLILLSYANIVHAILKIRTADGRRRAFSTCGSHLTVVTVYYVPCIFIYLRAGSKSPLDGAVAVFYTVVTPFLNPLIYTLRNQEVKSALKRIRAGRGAASENK; encoded by the coding sequence ATGGGAGAGACCACAAATACATCCCTGGACACGGTGGTGACAGACTTCATTCTCCTGGGCTTACCTCACCCCCCGAGTCTGAGGACCCTTCTCTTCCTGGTCTTCTTCATCATTTACGTCTTGACTCAGCTGGGAAACCTGCTCATTCTACTCACCGTGTGGGCTGACCCAAAGCTCCAGGCTCGCCCCATGTACATTCTTCTGGCCGTGCTCTCATTCCTGGACATGTGGCTCTCCTCAGTCATCGTCCCTCGAGTTTTTCTAAACTTCACTCCCGCCAGCAAGGCAATCCCCTTTGGTGGCTGTGTGGCTCAGCTGTATTTCTTTCACTTCCTGGGCAGTACCCAGTGCTTCCTCTACACCCTGATGGCCTACGACAGGTACCTGGCAATATGCCAGCCCCTGCGCTACCCCGTGCTCATGAATGGGAGGTTATGCACCGGCCTCGTGGCTGGAGCTTGGGTGGCAGGATCCATCCATGGGTCTATCCAGGCCACCTTGACCTTTCGCCTGCCCTACTGTGGGCCCAACCAGGTGGATTATTTTTTCTGTGACATCCCTGCGGTATTGAGACTGGCCTGTGCTGACACAATCGTCAATGAGCTTGTGACCTTTGTGGACATTGGGGTGGTGGCCGCCAGTTGCTTCATGTTAATTCTGCTCTCCTATGCCAACATAGTCCACGCCATCCTGAAGATTCGCACTGCTGATGGGCGGCGCCGAGCCTTCTCCACCTGTGGCTCCCACCTAACCGTGGTCACCGTCTACTATGTGCCCTGTATCTTCATCTACCTCAGGGCTGGCTCCAAGAGTCCCCTGGATGGAGCAGTGGCCGTGTTTTACACTGTTGTCACTCCATTTCTGAACCCCCTTATCTATACCCTGAGGAACCAGGAAGTGAAGTCTGCTCTGAAGAGAATAAGGGCAGGTAGAGGGGCCGCCAGCGAAAATAAGTAA